The Aspergillus flavus chromosome 2, complete sequence region TAAGGGCAATCGGAAGAAGGTACACCGTTGCCTGCAAGGGCACGTCCTAGACTATCCAGCAATCCCGGGATCAGTAGGGACGAGTCACACCACGTTTTAAGTCACGGTCCGAGTCCACTTAGCTATGCGGAGCAAAACCAGGATAATGGCGATAGTACACTTCAGTCGTCCCCAGCAGAGGGTAGCCAAAGGCGGCGGCAATCCACTTCTACCTTAGCGAATTCTATGATGCGCACTGTGGTGTCTAGTGGAAATGATGCTCTCAACATCCTTTTTGAGGCTGCGGCCGCCCATAGCAAGGAGCATGGCAATGGTTTAAGCGAGTCGAGTACGCCGTCACGAAATGCGCGAAGCTCTACTGGTCGCTCCAATAACTATGAAAGCTCATTAAACCAATCCATTGTCCCTCCCGAGGTCCTGGCCAAAGCAGCGCAGCCCGTAGAAGTCTCCCAAGCGTCTAAAGAAGTCCTTAGTGTCTGGGGAGCATGCCGCTTTGTCCGGATGGGATGGTTCACTGCGAGAGAGGCTGTCACATTTATTGACCTGTTCGTATAACCAGTTATTCTAGTACTATTAAGGCGCCAAACTGACTGACAGTTCAGTTTTTTCAAGAATATGTCGGACCTGTCCCCGATATTAACTGATTATTATGCAGACCACAATAATCATCGCTGGCTTGTCTCGCATGATCCAGTTTTATGTTGTACtatcttgatgatatcctctCGTTATCACCTGTTGCCAGGTGCAGGTGGTGGGTCAAGAAACTTTTTCATTCATCATCGGCTTTGGCAGCATTGTCAGCAACTGGTCATGCGGCTTATGTTCGGACAGGAGAAATCTTCGCAGTCCAAGGTTCGAAACATAGGGACGATCGAGGCTCTCATGTTAATGTCAGAATGGCACCCTCGATCCCTCCATTTCCCTCCAGAAAGCGATGGCTGGGACTTTGATCTTACGTCAGTTCCCCCGGAGCCGCAAGAGCTTGAGGATTCGTCCTCTACAAATCGATGGTTGGAGGACATGATCGAGCCAGCACGAAGATCAGACCAGATGTCTTGGATGCTACTGGGTTCAGCTTTGTCTCTTGCGCACGAACTGGGGATTTTCGAACTTgacgagaagaagttgggttATGCGTCTGGTTACGAGGGATTTATATCTGGCGAACAGATCAAACTCCGCAGGCAGCGGGTGCAGCGGCTGTTATACGTGTACATCAACCAACTGGCATGGCGAATAGGTTGCGTATCGCTTATGCCGCAAAGTCTGAACCATGCTATTCTAGGGCGGCGGGCAACTAAAGAGCTAAATCAAACCGGCGATGAATGGCTGATTTTCATGGATTCCTGGATGGATCTGACAAAACTGGCAAAATCGGTCACTGATATGTTCTTTCCGACCGTCTCGTTTGCCAGACAGCAACTGCATAGTGGACGGTATATTGAATTGCTGGATCATTTTCGTCCGATACTGGACAaatggaaggaagaacaTCTTCAAGTACGATGTATGTGAATCTGGTTAAACCTAGAGTCTAATCCCCACCGAAATAATTTTTGCACCTATAGAACTAACGTAATATATAGCATTCAAGAAACAGTACTTTGATATTCTCTTCATTGAATATCATTTTGTCCGAGTCTATACGCACTCCGTCGGAATGCAAGCAGTGGTGGAGCGGGTGCTCGCGGACAGCGATCCTCGCGCAGAAGAAGTCCGCGCGCTGAACATTGACCCGATTGACTACGAATACATTCAGGAAGTCATTGATGGTTGCTGCCAGATACTACAGAAGGTAATCCAACTGGCTGAGAATGGGGTATTACGATTCTGTCCCGTCCGGATATTCCTCCGTATCACGAGCTCCTCTATCTTTCTGATGAAGGCTCTTAGTTTGGGGACACGCCAATCGACGTTGCGAGAGTCACTGGATGTTCTTGAACGAAGTATACAAGCGTTAAGGTCGAATGCCTTGGATGATATCCATTTGAGCACTCGCTATGCTGCGCTGTTAGACATGCATGTCGCGCGTTTGCGACGGAACCTACTGGCATCGTCAAAGACTGTCAAGAGTAACCAGGGAACAGCCTCGAGGCCTTCCATGGGTGTTTCATCGAGCACAGATCACGGTAACAATACCCCTATGATGGATATTTCAATGTCACAGAACATATCTGATATGGGGTATATCCCGTCCCTCAATGATATCGCGGCCGATGATTGGCTTTCTTTACCATTCGATCCATCGATGGCACCATTTGGTATCAGTAGTGCAGGACAATTCCCTGCATATGAGGGAGGAGCTTTGAACTTTATTTGGAATTTGCCGTCTTGAGATCCGCTCAAGATGAAGCTTGCCACATGACGTGGAACGTATGTACATAAATGTAAACATCTTTCGTAGGTTTTGGAGAAAAATTTGAACCATGGGCTGTTCCAGCATAAGGCCCaatagaaaacaaagacaacaaggttttcttttcttattgcTTTGCCACACCATGTCGAGGCTACGGGAAAAGTCGTAGTTCTTTCATGCACCGCGAGAAAAGTTTGTTTTGATACGAGCGGAAATCGGGGATGTTATCTGCACGTGACCGCATTCCCCCGTCCGAAGTCACGTTTTCCGGGCGAAAAAACGCCATCTAAAAAGATTGCTGCGATCCGCCATCTTGCTCCATCGCCGACCTCATTGTCCCCACACAAGACATCTCATCCCGCGGTTTGACGACTAGAAGACGTTACTTGACGACACTATATAATCGTCAATACATACGCCTTCGATCCCATCCTCCCTCCAACGAGTCACAACCTACCCGGGTCATCAGCAACCGCTCGATCCATTGACACATCGCATCTCACGGACCGTGTAGCTTGTCAGGACAGTAGCTACTCGTGCTTACGGACATACCGCCCGCTTAATTTCATCTACTCGTCTCTTTATCTCTCTTCACATTCGCTATGGATCACTCCAGAGATCCCTGCCCCTGGGTTGCCCTCAGCGACTTCGGTGGTGCTTTCTGTATGGGTGTATGTATCCGAGTCGAGGTCCAATCGCACTCACTTGCAGGACTATCGAGCTAATAAGATGAAACTATAGGCAATTGGTGGTGCAGTATGGCACGGTATCAAGGGTTTCAGAAACAGCCCCTACGGAGAGCGTCGGATAGGAGCCCTCACAGCCATCAAGGCTCGTGCGCCCGTCCTCGGTGGTAATTTCGGTGTGTGGGGTGGTATGTTCTCGACATTCGATTGTGCGATCAAGGGAATCCGTAAGAAGGAGGACCCTTACAATGCTAGTATGTGTACCATATTTCGCGATATACTGGACATGCGGGATGTCCAGTTCGTGGAGAGCCTCTGACTAATTGATGTTCTTTGGTACAGTTATCGCTGGTTTCTTCACTGGTGGTGCTTTGGCTGTTCGTGGTGGTGTCAAGGCTGCCAGAAACTCTGCCATTATGTGCGCTGTTTTCCTGGCTGTCATTGAAGGTGTCGGTATTGGTTTCCAGAGAATGATGGCAGACAACACAAAACTAGAGGTGAGCTTGATCTAGCGTCTTCTTTCAGGATCCGCTTGGATTCTAGATTATCCGCTTGCATGAGTTGAAGCTAATTTGGTGTGTTTTAGCTCCCTCCTGCACCTCCATCTGGCGACAAGGTCGCTGCTTAAATCAACCCCCAGCTACGATCCCTCCTTCCCGAATCCGATCTATAtgctatattattatcacGTATCTCTCTTCTCAGGTGTTGGGTGTGGTCATCATTTCTGGGGGCATACTATAGAGGTTGCTATTTCTATTGTGCTTCTATCCCTGCTCTTAATCCTCTTGTATTGTTTTAGCCTGGTTTGTTGGAGTGCACAGCATTGCAT contains the following coding sequences:
- a CDS encoding putative mitochondrial inner membrane translocase subunit (import inner membrane translocase subunit tim-17), translated to MDHSRDPCPWVALSDFGGAFCMGAIGGAVWHGIKGFRNSPYGERRIGALTAIKARAPVLGGNFGVWGGMFSTFDCAIKGIRKKEDPYNAIIAGFFTGGALAVRGGVKAARNSAIMCAVFLAVIEGVGIGFQRMMADNTKLELPPAPPSGDKVAA
- a CDS encoding Zn(II)2Cys6 transcription factor, which codes for MEVRRQSRNGHATFQRTYKACLACRQRKAKCELGTGPDGLALGPPCAKCRREQRECVFSEKKAWERQKKRGQSEEGTPLPARARPRLSSNPGISRDESHHVLSHGPSPLSYAEQNQDNGDSTLQSSPAEGSQRRRQSTSTLANSMMRTVVSSGNDALNILFEAAAAHSKEHGNGLSESSTPSRNARSSTGRSNNYESSLNQSIVPPEVLAKAAQPVEVSQASKEVLSVWGACRFVRMGWFTAREAVTFIDLFFKNMSDLSPILTDYYADHNNHRWLVSHDPVLCCTILMISSRYHLLPGAGGGSRNFFIHHRLWQHCQQLVMRLMFGQEKSSQSKVRNIGTIEALMLMSEWHPRSLHFPPESDGWDFDLTSVPPEPQELEDSSSTNRWLEDMIEPARRSDQMSWMLLGSALSLAHELGIFELDEKKLGYASGYEGFISGEQIKLRRQRVQRLLYVYINQLAWRIGCVSLMPQSLNHAILGRRATKELNQTGDEWLIFMDSWMDLTKLAKSVTDMFFPTVSFARQQLHSGRYIELLDHFRPILDKWKEEHLQVRSFKKQYFDILFIEYHFVRVYTHSVGMQAVVERVLADSDPRAEEVRALNIDPIDYEYIQEVIDGCCQILQKVIQLAENGVLRFCPVRIFLRITSSSIFLMKALSLGTRQSTLRESLDVLERSIQALRSNALDDIHLSTRYAALLDMHVARLRRNLLASSKTVKSNQGTASRPSMGVSSSTDHGNNTPMMDISMSQNISDMGYIPSLNDIAADDWLSLPFDPSMAPFGISSAGQFPAYEGGALNFIWNLPS